In Ovis canadensis isolate MfBH-ARS-UI-01 breed Bighorn chromosome 3, ARS-UI_OviCan_v2, whole genome shotgun sequence, one DNA window encodes the following:
- the MCAT gene encoding malonyl-CoA-acyl carrier protein transacylase, mitochondrial isoform X3 yields MSVRVAQAARAWARSVSGRRGSSNCPRPPPAAVDVAALLREATAADGGSRDSEVAAGRREPGQCSVLLFPGQGSQMVGMGRGLLRYPRVRELYDAARSVLGYDLLELSLRGPREALDRTVHCQPAVFVASLAAVEKLHHLQPAVIENCVAAAGFSVGEFAALVFAGAMEFSEGLYAVKIRAEAMQEASEAVPSGMLSVLGQRQSKFTVACLEAQEHCKTQGIEDPVCEVANYLFPDCRVISGHLEVGVGGSSLPRTQFGAEGSAVSPEEFL; encoded by the exons ATGAGTGTCCGGGTCGCGCAGGCCGCCCGGGCCTGGGCCCGAAGCGTGAGCGGCCGTCGTGGCTCCTCGAACTGCCCGCGGCCTCCGCCGGCTGCTGTGGACGTGGCGGCGCTGCTGCGAGAGGCGACCGCGGCGGACGGAGGATCCCGGGACTCGGAGGTCGCGGCGGGACGGCGGGAGCCGGGCCAGTGCTCGGTGCTGCTCTTCCCCGGCCAGGGCAGCCAGATGGTGGGCATGGGCCGCGGGCTGCTCCGCTACCCGCGTGTCCGCGAGCTTTACGACGCCGCCCGCAGCGTGCTCGGCTACGACCTGCTGGAGCTGAGCTTGCGCGGGCCGCGGGAGGCCCTGGACCGCACTGTCCACTGCCAGCCCGCCGTCTTCGTGGCTTCGCTGGCCGCCGTGGAGAAACTACATCACCTGCAGCCCGCG GTCATTGAGaactgtgttgctgctgctgggtTCAGTGTGGGAGAGTTTGCAGCCCTGGTGTTTGCTGGAGCCATGGAATTTTCTGAAG GTCTGTACGCAGTGAAAATTCGAGCTGAGGCCATGCAGGAAGCCTCGGAAGCCGTGCCCAGTGGCATGTTGTCCGTCCTTGGCCAGCGTCAGTCCAAGTTCACCGTCGCCTGTCTGGAAGCCCAGGAACACTGCAAGACTCAGGGCATAGAGGACCCCGTGTGCGAGGTGGCCAACTACCTATTTCCTGACTGCAGGGTGATCTCGGGACACCTGGAGGTTGGTGTTGGTGGGAGCAGCCTTCCTAGAACCCAGTTCGGTGCAGAAG
- the TSPO gene encoding translocator protein yields the protein MAPPWVPAVGFTLVPSLGGFLGTQYIRGEGFRWYASLQKPPWHPPRWILAPIWGTLYSAMGYGSYLIWKELGGFSKEAVVPLGLYAGQLALNWAWPPLFFGARQMGWAFVDLLLTGGMAAATAMAWRQVSPPAACLLYPYLAWLAFAAMLNYRMWQDNQGRRSGRRLSE from the exons ATGGCCCCGCCCTGGGTGCCCGCCGTGGGCTTCACGCTGGTGCCCAGTCTAGGGGGCTTCTTGGGCACCCAGTACATCCGTGGAGAGGGTTTCCGCTGGTACGCCAGCCTGCAGAAGCCCCCGTGGCACCCGCCCCGCTGGATTCTGGCCCCCATCTGGGGCACGCTCTACTCGGCCATGGG GTATGGTTCCTACCTGATCTGGAAAGAGCTGGGGGGCTTCTCAAAGGAGGCAGTGGTTCCCCTGGGCCTCTACGCTGGGCAGCTGGCTCTGAACTGGGCGTGGCCTCCTCTCTTCTTCGGCGCTCGACAAATGGGCTGG GCCTTCGTGGATCTCCTGCTGACTGGCGGCATGGCAGCAGCCACAGCCATGGCCTGGCGCCAGGTGAGCCCGCCGGCTGCCTGCCTACTGTACCCGTACCTGGCCTGGCTGGCCTTCGCGGCCATGCTCAACTACCGTATGTGGCAGGACAACCAGGGCCGGAGGAGCGGCCGGCGGCTCTCGGAGTGA